In the Populus trichocarpa isolate Nisqually-1 chromosome 1, P.trichocarpa_v4.1, whole genome shotgun sequence genome, one interval contains:
- the LOC7476810 gene encoding F-box protein CPR1 isoform X1 yields MMLFPEITADILSRLPVKSLKRFRCVSKSWCKEIDSPYFINTHLKRSSQAHTHLNLILRDATNLCTVDLDSPDFTSIELKNNPLKSDDCATEVMGSCNGLLALLNSDFSIALYNPSTREKKMIPVSPLELPNDLDDSKVSSLFNFYGFGHDPINEDYKVVRFIHFYGDSPDGFFHCEVKVYSLKSNSWKRIDDYPYDLRFILPPDYHPRCRRGYGVFANSAVHWKATVVGKGKENGSDLIVAFDLGAEEFKIIPQPDYSSNEHEMNVGVLGGCLCVFCNKNCKQVEIWVMKEYGVKESWTHLCTVIAQLQVKEFWLYARPLAYSKGGDKILLELDNRFFVWYDLRRRKSKIIRIRGAPPIFIAEICVGSLVTLNGGGEGQTSGKDTQEKRKTRKKRAGNRWFRMQTWKSMHMERVVGDLY; encoded by the exons ATGATGCTCTTTCCAGAGATAACAGCCGATATTCTAAGCAGACTACCGGTCAAATCTCTCAAACGTTTCAGGTGCGTGTCTAAATCATGGTGCAAAGAAATCGACAGTCCATACTTTATCAACACTCATCTCAAAAGATCATCACAAGCACACACCCATCTCAACCTCATTCTTAGAGATGCCACCAACTTATGCACTGTAGACTTGGACTCACCCGACTTCACCTCCATAGAACTGAAAAACAATCCTTTAAAAAGTGACGACTGCGCTACTGAAGTAATGGGTTCTTGTAATGGACTGCTTGCCCTGTTAAATTCTGACTTTAGTATTGCTCTATATAATCCATCAactagagaaaagaaaatgataccCGTTTCACCTTTAGAGTTGCCAAATGACTTGGACGATTCTAAAGTGTCTAGCCTGTTCAATTTTTATGGATTTGGACATGACCCCATTAATGAAGACTATAAAGTTGTGAGATTTATACACTTTTATGGTGATAGTCCTGATGGGTTTTTTCACTGTGAGGTCAAAGTTTATAGCTTGAAGTCAAATTCTTGGAAAAGAATTGATGACTATCCTTATGACTTGAGGTTTATTCTGCCACCTGATTATCACCCTCGCTGTAGAAGAGGGTATGGTGTGTTTGCTAATAGTGCTGTTCATTGGAAGGCTACTGTAGtgggaaagggaaaagaaaatggGAGTGATTTGATTGTCGCTTTTGATCTTGGAGCTGAAGAGTTTAAGATAATACCACAACCCGATTATTCCAGCAATGAACATGAAATGAATGTGGGAGTTTTAGGAGGGTGTTTATGTGTGTTTTGTAATAAGAACTGTAAACAGGTTGAAATATGGGTGATGAAGGAATATGGTGTGAAGGAATCTTGGACTCATTTATGTACCGTTATTGCACAGCTACAAGTGAAGGAATTTTGGTTGTATGCTAGACCTTTAGCTTATTCAAAGGGTGGAGACAAAATTCTGTTGGAATTGGATAATAGGTTTTTTGTTTGGTATGATCTGAGAAGGAGAAAGTCCAAGATTATCAGGATTCGTGGTGCTCCTCCTATTTTTATAGCTGAGATTTGTGTAGGAAGCCTTGTCACACTAAATGGAGGTGGTGAGGGCCAGACTAGTGGGAAGGACACacaagagaaaaggaagacTAGAAAGAAAAG GGCTGGTAATAGATGGTTTAGGATGCAAACTTGGAAAAGTATGCACATGGAGCGCGTGGTTGGGGATCTTTATTAG
- the LOC7476810 gene encoding F-box protein CPR1 isoform X2, giving the protein MMLFPEITADILSRLPVKSLKRFRCVSKSWCKEIDSPYFINTHLKRSSQAHTHLNLILRDATNLCTVDLDSPDFTSIELKNNPLKSDDCATEVMGSCNGLLALLNSDFSIALYNPSTREKKMIPVSPLELPNDLDDSKVSSLFNFYGFGHDPINEDYKVVRFIHFYGDSPDGFFHCEVKVYSLKSNSWKRIDDYPYDLRFILPPDYHPRCRRGYGVFANSAVHWKATVVGKGKENGSDLIVAFDLGAEEFKIIPQPDYSSNEHEMNVGVLGGCLCVFCNKNCKQVEIWVMKEYGVKESWTHLCTVIAQLQVKEFWLYARPLAYSKGGDKILLELDNRFFVWYDLRRRKSKIIRIRGAPPIFIAEICVGSLVTLNGGGEGQTSGKDTQEKRKTRKKRFDMDFEPNMAVDVI; this is encoded by the exons ATGATGCTCTTTCCAGAGATAACAGCCGATATTCTAAGCAGACTACCGGTCAAATCTCTCAAACGTTTCAGGTGCGTGTCTAAATCATGGTGCAAAGAAATCGACAGTCCATACTTTATCAACACTCATCTCAAAAGATCATCACAAGCACACACCCATCTCAACCTCATTCTTAGAGATGCCACCAACTTATGCACTGTAGACTTGGACTCACCCGACTTCACCTCCATAGAACTGAAAAACAATCCTTTAAAAAGTGACGACTGCGCTACTGAAGTAATGGGTTCTTGTAATGGACTGCTTGCCCTGTTAAATTCTGACTTTAGTATTGCTCTATATAATCCATCAactagagaaaagaaaatgataccCGTTTCACCTTTAGAGTTGCCAAATGACTTGGACGATTCTAAAGTGTCTAGCCTGTTCAATTTTTATGGATTTGGACATGACCCCATTAATGAAGACTATAAAGTTGTGAGATTTATACACTTTTATGGTGATAGTCCTGATGGGTTTTTTCACTGTGAGGTCAAAGTTTATAGCTTGAAGTCAAATTCTTGGAAAAGAATTGATGACTATCCTTATGACTTGAGGTTTATTCTGCCACCTGATTATCACCCTCGCTGTAGAAGAGGGTATGGTGTGTTTGCTAATAGTGCTGTTCATTGGAAGGCTACTGTAGtgggaaagggaaaagaaaatggGAGTGATTTGATTGTCGCTTTTGATCTTGGAGCTGAAGAGTTTAAGATAATACCACAACCCGATTATTCCAGCAATGAACATGAAATGAATGTGGGAGTTTTAGGAGGGTGTTTATGTGTGTTTTGTAATAAGAACTGTAAACAGGTTGAAATATGGGTGATGAAGGAATATGGTGTGAAGGAATCTTGGACTCATTTATGTACCGTTATTGCACAGCTACAAGTGAAGGAATTTTGGTTGTATGCTAGACCTTTAGCTTATTCAAAGGGTGGAGACAAAATTCTGTTGGAATTGGATAATAGGTTTTTTGTTTGGTATGATCTGAGAAGGAGAAAGTCCAAGATTATCAGGATTCGTGGTGCTCCTCCTATTTTTATAGCTGAGATTTGTGTAGGAAGCCTTGTCACACTAAATGGAGGTGGTGAGGGCCAGACTAGTGGGAAGGACACacaagagaaaaggaagacTAGAAAGAAAAG ATTTGACATGGACTTCGAACCAAATATGGCAGTGGATGTTATTTAG
- the LOC7476810 gene encoding F-box protein CPR1 isoform X3: protein MMLFPEITADILSRLPVKSLKRFRCVSKSWCKEIDSPYFINTHLKRSSQAHTHLNLILRDATNLCTVDLDSPDFTSIELKNNPLKSDDCATEVMGSCNGLLALLNSDFSIALYNPSTREKKMIPVSPLELPNDLDDSKVSSLFNFYGFGHDPINEDYKVVRFIHFYGDSPDGFFHCEVKVYSLKSNSWKRIDDYPYDLRFILPPDYHPRCRRGYGVFANSAVHWKATVVGKGKENGSDLIVAFDLGAEEFKIIPQPDYSSNEHEMNVGVLGGCLCVFCNKNCKQVEIWVMKEYGVKESWTHLCTVIAQLQVKEFWLYARPLAYSKGGDKILLELDNRFFVWYDLRRRKSKIIRIRGAPPIFIAEICVGSLVTLNGGGEGQTSGKDTQEKRKTRKKRDQFLSKGFKLVL, encoded by the exons ATGATGCTCTTTCCAGAGATAACAGCCGATATTCTAAGCAGACTACCGGTCAAATCTCTCAAACGTTTCAGGTGCGTGTCTAAATCATGGTGCAAAGAAATCGACAGTCCATACTTTATCAACACTCATCTCAAAAGATCATCACAAGCACACACCCATCTCAACCTCATTCTTAGAGATGCCACCAACTTATGCACTGTAGACTTGGACTCACCCGACTTCACCTCCATAGAACTGAAAAACAATCCTTTAAAAAGTGACGACTGCGCTACTGAAGTAATGGGTTCTTGTAATGGACTGCTTGCCCTGTTAAATTCTGACTTTAGTATTGCTCTATATAATCCATCAactagagaaaagaaaatgataccCGTTTCACCTTTAGAGTTGCCAAATGACTTGGACGATTCTAAAGTGTCTAGCCTGTTCAATTTTTATGGATTTGGACATGACCCCATTAATGAAGACTATAAAGTTGTGAGATTTATACACTTTTATGGTGATAGTCCTGATGGGTTTTTTCACTGTGAGGTCAAAGTTTATAGCTTGAAGTCAAATTCTTGGAAAAGAATTGATGACTATCCTTATGACTTGAGGTTTATTCTGCCACCTGATTATCACCCTCGCTGTAGAAGAGGGTATGGTGTGTTTGCTAATAGTGCTGTTCATTGGAAGGCTACTGTAGtgggaaagggaaaagaaaatggGAGTGATTTGATTGTCGCTTTTGATCTTGGAGCTGAAGAGTTTAAGATAATACCACAACCCGATTATTCCAGCAATGAACATGAAATGAATGTGGGAGTTTTAGGAGGGTGTTTATGTGTGTTTTGTAATAAGAACTGTAAACAGGTTGAAATATGGGTGATGAAGGAATATGGTGTGAAGGAATCTTGGACTCATTTATGTACCGTTATTGCACAGCTACAAGTGAAGGAATTTTGGTTGTATGCTAGACCTTTAGCTTATTCAAAGGGTGGAGACAAAATTCTGTTGGAATTGGATAATAGGTTTTTTGTTTGGTATGATCTGAGAAGGAGAAAGTCCAAGATTATCAGGATTCGTGGTGCTCCTCCTATTTTTATAGCTGAGATTTGTGTAGGAAGCCTTGTCACACTAAATGGAGGTGGTGAGGGCCAGACTAGTGGGAAGGACACacaagagaaaaggaagacTAGAAAGAAAAG GGATCAGTTCTTATCAAAGGGGTTCAAGCTGGTTTTATGA
- the LOC7455786 gene encoding SAC3 family protein C isoform X2: MERSHQNRKGRGNHSSFSSSSQSTRIRNTKVSNFNESSSATNYATNNRSNAHDDPQLKPRRGNTSSSNNQKEKIKTEEDKEADSSDFPRLIGTCPFMCPESERSQRERLQDLAVFERLHGNPRKTSQALAVKKFCRTISAKHMQASDVRPLPVLEDTLAYLLNLLDSTDHPFEVVHDFIFDRTRSIRQDLSMQNIVDDKSIYMYEKMVKFHVISHLKLQRCRSSSDISSVHYLNMEQLTKALTSLYNLYDANRDSGTVYGNEAEFRSLYVLLHLDSNTQPMGESLSLWFRFVLHPIIRSKEMCFARSVLRFYQMGNYMRFFSTISAEASYLQYCILERYINKVRALSLSYINNAGYKLHPYPLVHLSKLLKMKESDLEVLCNACGLETCADDMGNKLLPTKQTTFCCPKEGFQSYNFTGLEKFES; this comes from the exons ATGGAGAGAAGCCATCAAAATCGTAAGGGACGTGGCAACCAttcctctttctcttcctcGTCTCAATCAACAAGGATCAGAAACACCAAAGTTTCAAACTTTAATGAATCCAGCAGTGCCACTAATTATGCTACTAACAATAGAAGTAATGCCCATGATGATCCCCAGTTGAAACCCAGAAGAGGAAACACGAGTAGCAGCAATaaccagaaagaaaaaatcaaaacagaagAAGATAAGGAAGCGGATTCTTCAGATTTTCCAAGACTAATTGGAACTTGCCCTTTTATGTGCCCag AGAGTGAAAGGTCCCAACGAGAGCGACTGCAAGATTTAGCTGTGTTTGAGAGGCTCCATGGAAATCCCAGGAAAACATCTCAAGCCTTAGCAGTCAAAAAG TTTTGCAGAACTATATCCGCCAAGCACATGCAAGCATCTGATGTGCGGCCGCTTCCAGTATTAGAAGACACTTTGGCCTATCTCTTAAATTTGCTGGATTCAACAGACCATCCTTTTGAAGTGGTTCATGACTTCATTTTTGATAGGACAAGGTCTATAAGACAAGATCTTAGCATGCAGAATATTGTTGATGATAAATCAATCTACATGTATGAGAAAATG GttaaatttcatgttatatCTCACCTCAAGCTTCAACGTTGTCGTAGCAGTTCAGATATTTCTTCAGTGCATTACCTCAACATGGAGCAGCTTACAAAGGCTCTGACATCTCTATATAATCTGTATGATGCAAATCGAGATTCTGGTACTGTTTATGGAAATGAGGCTGAGTTTCGTTCGCTTTACGTGCTGCTTCATCTTGATTCTAACACCCAACCCATG gGGGAGTCACTTTCTTTGTGGTTTCGTTTTGTGCTTCATCCAATTATCCGGTCAAAAGAAATGTGTTTTGCCCGGAGTGTTCTAAG GTTTTATCAGATGGGCAACTATATGCGTTTCTTTTCTACCATATCTGCCGAGGCATCTTATCTGCAGTACTGTATTCTTGAACGTTACATCAACAAG GTTCGAGCATTGTCCCTGTCATATATAAATAATGCCGGCTACAAGCTTCATCCATATCCTCTGGTACACCTATCTAAGCTCTTGAAGATGAAG GAATCAGATTTGGAGGTATTGTGCAATGCTTGTGGCCTGGAGACCTGTGCAGATGATATGGGAAATAAGTTGCTACCTACTAAGCAAACGACTTTCTGTTGTCCCAAGGAAGGGTTTCAAAGCTACAACTTCACGGGTTTGGAAAAGTTCGAGAGCTGA
- the LOC7455786 gene encoding SAC3 family protein C isoform X1 translates to MERSHQNRKGRGNHSSFSSSSQSTRIRNTKVSNFNESSSATNYATNNRSNAHDDPQLKPRRGNTSSSNNQKEKIKTEEDKEADSSDFPRLIGTCPFMCPAIHLIKCFGSFSLVSKKKRDFLMKQRQSCYFDLFESERSQRERLQDLAVFERLHGNPRKTSQALAVKKFCRTISAKHMQASDVRPLPVLEDTLAYLLNLLDSTDHPFEVVHDFIFDRTRSIRQDLSMQNIVDDKSIYMYEKMVKFHVISHLKLQRCRSSSDISSVHYLNMEQLTKALTSLYNLYDANRDSGTVYGNEAEFRSLYVLLHLDSNTQPMGESLSLWFRFVLHPIIRSKEMCFARSVLRFYQMGNYMRFFSTISAEASYLQYCILERYINKVRALSLSYINNAGYKLHPYPLVHLSKLLKMKESDLEVLCNACGLETCADDMGNKLLPTKQTTFCCPKEGFQSYNFTGLEKFES, encoded by the exons ATGGAGAGAAGCCATCAAAATCGTAAGGGACGTGGCAACCAttcctctttctcttcctcGTCTCAATCAACAAGGATCAGAAACACCAAAGTTTCAAACTTTAATGAATCCAGCAGTGCCACTAATTATGCTACTAACAATAGAAGTAATGCCCATGATGATCCCCAGTTGAAACCCAGAAGAGGAAACACGAGTAGCAGCAATaaccagaaagaaaaaatcaaaacagaagAAGATAAGGAAGCGGATTCTTCAGATTTTCCAAGACTAATTGGAACTTGCCCTTTTATGTGCCCag CTATACATTTGATCAAGTGCTTTGGAAGTTTCTCTTTAGTTTCAAAAAAGAAACGAGATTTTTTAATGAAGCAGCGGCAGTCGtgctattttgatttatttg AGAGTGAAAGGTCCCAACGAGAGCGACTGCAAGATTTAGCTGTGTTTGAGAGGCTCCATGGAAATCCCAGGAAAACATCTCAAGCCTTAGCAGTCAAAAAG TTTTGCAGAACTATATCCGCCAAGCACATGCAAGCATCTGATGTGCGGCCGCTTCCAGTATTAGAAGACACTTTGGCCTATCTCTTAAATTTGCTGGATTCAACAGACCATCCTTTTGAAGTGGTTCATGACTTCATTTTTGATAGGACAAGGTCTATAAGACAAGATCTTAGCATGCAGAATATTGTTGATGATAAATCAATCTACATGTATGAGAAAATG GttaaatttcatgttatatCTCACCTCAAGCTTCAACGTTGTCGTAGCAGTTCAGATATTTCTTCAGTGCATTACCTCAACATGGAGCAGCTTACAAAGGCTCTGACATCTCTATATAATCTGTATGATGCAAATCGAGATTCTGGTACTGTTTATGGAAATGAGGCTGAGTTTCGTTCGCTTTACGTGCTGCTTCATCTTGATTCTAACACCCAACCCATG gGGGAGTCACTTTCTTTGTGGTTTCGTTTTGTGCTTCATCCAATTATCCGGTCAAAAGAAATGTGTTTTGCCCGGAGTGTTCTAAG GTTTTATCAGATGGGCAACTATATGCGTTTCTTTTCTACCATATCTGCCGAGGCATCTTATCTGCAGTACTGTATTCTTGAACGTTACATCAACAAG GTTCGAGCATTGTCCCTGTCATATATAAATAATGCCGGCTACAAGCTTCATCCATATCCTCTGGTACACCTATCTAAGCTCTTGAAGATGAAG GAATCAGATTTGGAGGTATTGTGCAATGCTTGTGGCCTGGAGACCTGTGCAGATGATATGGGAAATAAGTTGCTACCTACTAAGCAAACGACTTTCTGTTGTCCCAAGGAAGGGTTTCAAAGCTACAACTTCACGGGTTTGGAAAAGTTCGAGAGCTGA
- the LOC7455785 gene encoding uncharacterized protein LOC7455785 yields the protein MAIQTSLQLISYSQELVDGQPVHVSSNCLPIKALKYEPAGHAYHSAALKLLGWEEEGTKSEDQKVSKDKEQSYMPSSESYSTKGKKKTGSGDKQQDHYAMLGLGHLRYLATEEQIRKSYREVALKYHPDKQAAILLAEETEAAKQAKKNEIESHFKAIQEAYEALIDPVKRRIYDSTDEFDDEIPTDCAPQDFFKVFGPAFMRNGRWSVNQPIPSLGDENTSLKEVDSFYNFWYSFKSWREFPHADEFDLEQAESRDHKRWMERQNAKLSEKARKEDYARIRTLVDSAYKRDPRILRRKEEGKAEKQRRKEAKFLAKRLQEEEAARAAEEERRQKEEEGKRAAEAALQQKKLKEKEKKLLRKERSRLRTLSAPVLPQCLLNLGEDDVENLCMSLDIEQLRSLCDRMEGKEVVEQAKVLRDACGCDHDSSSSKLGEKKISQQNGSLNSNGRAPSSSSGKKEKPWSREEIELLRKGIQKYPKGTSRRWEVISEYIGTGRSVEEILKATKTVLLQKPDTAKAFDSFLEKRKPAQSIASPLTTRDEIEGASAMQAPESSVAKIAEEESSRDTDKQKTDDMVTANGVSSSADQDVWSAVQERALVQALKTFPKEISQRWERVAAAVPGKTANQCRKKLALLKENFRNKKSTA from the coding sequence ATGGCCATCCAAACTAGTTTGCAGCTTATTTCTTACTCACAAGAGCTCGTAGACGGACAGCCAGTACATGTTTCTTCAAACTGCCTTCCAATCAAAGCTTTAAAATATGAACCAGCTGGGCATGCTTATCACTCTGCTGCTTTAAAACTCCTTGGTTGGGAGGAGGAAGGCACAAAGAGTGAAGATCAGAAAGTGTCCAAAGACAAAGAACAATCGTATATGCCTTCATCTGAATCCTATAGCAccaaaggtaaaaagaaaactGGATCTGGAGATAAGCAACAGGATCACTATGCCATGCTGGGTTTAGGCCATTTGAGATATCTTGCCACAGAAGAACAGATACGGAAAAGTTATCGTGAGGTTGCTTTGAAGTATCACCCAGACAAACAGGCTGCTATTCTTCTTGCTGAGGAAACTGAGGCagcaaaacaagcaaaaaagaatgaaatagaGAGCCACTTTAAAGCTATCCAAGAAGCGTATGAAGCTTTGATTGATCCTGTGAAGAGAAGAATATACGACTCCACAGAtgagtttgatgatgaaattCCAACTGACTGTGCCCCTCAAGACTTCTTCAAGGTTTTTGGTCCTGCTTTTATGAGGAATGGGCGGTGGTCAGTTAACCAACCAATCCCATCTTTAGGTGATGAGAACACTTCTTTAAAAGAAGTAGAtagcttttataatttttggtaCAGCTTTAAAAGCTGGAGAGAGTTCCCTCATGCGGATGAATTTGATCTTGAGCAAGCTGAGTCTCGTGACCATAAGAGATGGATGGAGAGGCAAAATGCAAAGCTTTCAGAAAAGGCTAGAAAGGAAGACTATGCACGGATACGCACTCTTGTTGACAGTGCTTATAAAAGAGACCCAAGAATATTGAGGAGAAAGGAGGAGGGGAAAGCTGAGAAGCAAAGAAGGAAGGAAGCTAAGTTTTTGGCAAAAAGGttgcaagaagaagaagctgcaAGGGCTGCTGAAGAGGAGAGACGCCAGAAAGAAGAGGAGGGAAAACGCGCTGCTGAAGCTGCTTTACAGCAGAAGAAGTtaaaggagaaagagaagaagcttCTGCGTAAAGAGCGGAGTCGCCTTCGCACTCTTTCAGCACCTGTTCTGCCTCAGTGTTTGCTCAATCTTGGTGAGGATGATGTGGAAAATCTTTGTATGTCACTGGATATTGAGCAGCTTAGGAGTTTATGTGACAGAATGGAAGGTAAAGAAGTGGTAGAGCAAGCAAAAGTGCTGAGAGATGCATGTGGATGTGATCATGATTCCAGTAGCAGTAAACTGGGTGAGAAAAAGATTTCACAGCAGAATGGCTCTTTGAATTCCAATGGAAGAGCCCCATCAAGCAGCTCTGGAAAGAAGGAGAAACCTTGGAGCCGAGAAGAAATTGAGCTTCTGAGGAAAGGAATTCAGAAATATCCTAAAGGAACATCTCGGAGGTGGGAGGTTATTTCAGAGTACATTGGTACAGGAAGATCTGTTGAAGAAATTCTGAAAGCAACTAAAACTGTCCTACTTCAGAAGCCTGATACAGCTAAAGCTTTTGATTCTTTTCTCGAAAAGAGGAAACCTGCACAATCCATTGCATCTCCGCTTACAACTAGAGACGAAATAGAAGGAGCATCAGCGATGCAGGCACCTGAAAGTAGTGTTGCAAAGATTGCTGAAGAAGAGTCTTCAAGAGACACAGACAAGCAGAAAACTGATGACATGGTTACTGCAAATGGGGTGTCTTCGAGTGCAGACCAAGACGTGTGGTCTGCGGTGCAAGAAAGAGCCTTGGTTCAGGCTCTAAAAACCTTCCCAAAAGAAATCTCTCAACGTTGGGAGcgggttgctgctgctgttccTGGGAAAACTGCAAACCAGTGCAGGAAAAAATTGGCTTTGCTGAAGGAGAACTTTAGAAACAAGAAAAGTACGGCTTAG
- the LOC7476809 gene encoding probable serine/threonine-protein kinase PBL5, with the protein MFGVNPKFIAEEVSKRKEECINNVEVIEIAKQCEKEQIEFHVEVRAGPNPKELALKAAKNFRATWVVLDRQMKRDKNYFMENLPCGISRMKHNNTIEQLRGPKSTKVTSETKVKSKSEDKIKVDEKDKGKGVEKDEQEEEKVPYDEMIPGSPKRKRSGRASSSTSTTGYHEQCTSSSTFKTAKQAYMNFQEEEKNTTSTEQDTSGKQSLAASTEFEQREKEAVIPNEQNNIDDWMGGSPKDEVFRNSICSVCKNRRPKIGWKRDFSYAEIHAATEGSSQTKFLSEGGFGSVYRGDLDGLAIAVKQHNGASFQGEKEFKSEVEVLSKVRHENLVVLLGSCSKGSDRLLVYEYVCNGSLDQHLSKHARKPLTWEKRMKIALGAARGLKYLHENNIIHRDMRPNNILITHDHEALLGDFGLARTQYEDSEQSWETRVVGTLGYLAPEYAESGKVSTKTDVYSFGVVLLQLITGLQITDKKLAGKSLVGWARPLLKERNYPDLIDERILESHDVHQLFWMVRVAEKCLSKDPQKRLTMNKVVYALNYIIESNSTCSLGEIIPAKSDSPSSAGYSYESQDYCDTSSTAETLSTSFAADSMSTSSMGDMSL; encoded by the exons ATGTTTGGGGTAAACCCAAAATTCATTGCAGAAGAAGTTtccaaaaggaaagaagagtGCATTAACAATGTGGAAGTTATAGAAATCGCTAAGCAATGTGAAAAGGAACAG ATTGAGTTCCATGTAGAAGTGCGTGCTGGACCTAATCCAAAGGAGCTTGCTCTAAAAGCTGCTAAAAATTTCAGGGCCACATGGGTGGTCCTTGACAG GCAAATGAAGAGAGACAAGAACTACTTCATGGAAAATCTTCCATGTGGGATATCAAGGATGAAGCATAACAACACCATTGAACAACTAAGAGGTCCAAAGAGCACAAAAGTGACTTCAGAAACAAAAGTTAAGAGCAAAAGTGAAGACAAAATAAAAGTAGATGAAAAAGACAAAGGCAAAGGAGTAGAAAAGGATGAACAAGAGGAAGAAAAGGTACCATATGATGAAATGATACCAGGGAGCCCAAAGCGCAAAAGGTCTGGCCGCG cttcatcttcaacctcaactACTGGTTATCATGAGCAATGTACTTCAAGTTCTACATTTAAAACTGCAAAGCAAGCCTACATGAATTttcaagaggaagaaaaaaacactaccAGCACAGAACAAGACACATCAGGTAAACAATCCCTCGCTGCAAGTACTGAGTTTGAGCAGAGGGAAAAGGAGGCAGTGATCCCAAATGAACAAAACAACATAGATGATTGGATGGGAGGGAGTCCTAAGGATGAGGTATTCAGAAATTCCATTTGCTCAGTTTGCAAGAATAGACGGCCAAAGATAGGATGGAAGAGAGACTTCAGCTATGCAGAGATCCATGCTGCAACAGAAGGATCTTCCCAAACAAAATTCCTATCGGAAGGTGGTTTTGGCTCTGTCTACAGAGGCGACCTGGATGGGCTGGCAATTGCCGTAAAGCAACACAATGGTGCAAGTTTCCAAGGAGAGAAGGAATTCAAGTCTGAAGTTGAAGTCCTCAGCAAAGTCCGACATGAGAATTTGGTGGTGTTGTTAGGGTCATGTTCTAAAGGAAGTGACAGGTTGCTTGTTTATGAATATGTGTGCAATGGTTCACTGGACCAACATTTATCAA AACATGCACGCAAGCCTCTCACTTGGGAGAAGAGGATGAAGATAGCTTTGGGAGCTGCTAGAGGGCTAAAATATCTGCACGAGAACAATATTATCCACAGAGATATGAGGCCAAACAACATTCTCATAACCCATGATCACGAAGCACTG CTTGGAGATTTCGGTCTTGCAAGAACTCAATATGAAGATTCAGAGCAGTCCTGGGAGACAAGAGTTGTTGGAACTCTTGGATACTTGGCACCAGAATATGCAGAAAGTGGGAAAGTGTCAACCAAGACCGATGTTTATTCTTTCGGGGTGGTGCTATTGCAGCTGATCACAGGACTACAGATTACAGACAAGAAACTAGCAGGAAAAAGTCTTGTAGGATGG GCAAGGCCACTgctgaaagaaagaaactaccCAGATTTAATTGACGAGAGGATCTTAGAGTCCCACGATGTCCACCAACTCTTTTGGATGGTTCGAGTAGCAGAAAAATGCCTCAGCAAGGATCCTCAGAAGCGATTAACTATGAATAAG GTGGTTTATGCCCTAAACTACATAATAGAAAGCAACTCAACCTGCAGTCTTGGAGAGATAATCCCTGCAAAATCAGATTCACCAAGCAGTGCAGGCTACTCCTATGAATCACAAGATTATTGCGATACAAGTTCTACCGCCGAAACCTTGTCTACTAGCTTTGCTGCGGACAGCATGTCGACCAGTAGCATGGGTGACATGAGCCTATGA